In a genomic window of Gossypium arboreum isolate Shixiya-1 chromosome 9, ASM2569848v2, whole genome shotgun sequence:
- the LOC108465736 gene encoding uncharacterized protein LOC108465736, with protein sequence MSIICGVPLLECVYCLACARWAWKRCLHTAGHDSETWGLATAEEFEPVPRLCRYILAVYEEDLRHPLFEPPGGYGINPDWLILRKTYENTQGHAPPYILFLDHDHADIVLAIRGLNLAKESDYQVLLDNKLGKKKFDGGYVHNGLLKAAGWVLEAECDILKELVEKHPNYTLTFAGHSLGSGVAAMLALVVVQHHDKLGNIDRRRIRCYAIAPARCMSLNLAVRYADVINSVVLQDDFLPRTATPLEDIFKSVFCLPCLLCMRCMRDTCIPEEKMLRDPRRLYAPGRLYHIVERKPFRLGRFPPVVRTAVPVDGRFEHIVLSCNATSDHAIIWIEREARRAMDLMLEKDRIMEIPAKQRMERQETLAREHSEEHKAALKRAVTLSVPHAYLPSRYGTFDEHEDGDNSHKSTGESSVGSSGKSKTKVSWNELIERLFEKDESGLMLLKESHRDD encoded by the exons ATGTCAATCATATGTGGTGTCCCACTCCTTGAATGTGTTTACTGTCTGGCATGTGCACGGTGGGCATGGAAAAGATGCCTCCATACGGCTGGTCATGACAGTGAAACATGGGGCCTTGCGACTGCTGAAGAGTTCGAGCCTGTCCCACGACTATGCCGCTATATTCTAGCAGTCTATGAAGAAGATCTTCGGCACCCCCTTTTTGAACCACCTGGTGGCTATGGGATCAACCCAGATTGGTTGATTCTCAGAAAAACTTATGAAAACACTCAAGGACATGCTCCTCCGTATATATTATTTCTTGATCATGATCATGCCGATATAGTCCTTGCCATTAGAGGTCTTAATTTGGCAAAGGAGTCTGACTACCAAGTGCTTTTGGATAATAAACTAGGGAAAAAGAAATTTGATGGTGGATATGTTCATAATGGACTTTTGAAAGCTGCTGGATGGGTTTTGGAGGCGGAGTGTGATATCTTGAAGGAATTGGTGGAGAAGCATCCGAATTATACTTTGACGTTTGCAGGACATTCTCTTGGTTCAGGTGTAGCAGCCATGTTGGCATTGGTGGTTGTTCAGCATCATGATAAACTGGGAAACATCGACAGAAGGAGAATTAGGTGTTATGCTATTGCACCTGCAAGGTGCATGTCGCTAAACTTAGCAGTCCGATATGCGGATGTCATCAATTCTGTGGTTCTTCAG GATGACTTCTTGCCACGAACAGCTACGCCTTTGGAAGACATTTTCAAGTCGGTTTTCTG TTTGCCATGCCTACTTTGTATGAGATGCATGAGGGATACCTGTATACCAGAGGAGAAGATGCTTAGAGATCCAAGGAGGCTGTACGCACCTGGTCGCCTCTATCATATTGTTGAGCGAAAGCCTTTCAG ATTAGGAAGATTTCCCCCTGTTGTGAGGACAGCAGTGCCAGTGGATGGGAGGTTCGAGCACATCGTTCTTTCTTGTAATGCCACCTCAGACCATGCTATTATATGGATAGAGAGAGAAGCACGGCGAGCTATGGAT ttaATGTTGGAGAAAGACCGGATCATGGAGATCCCTGCAAAACAGAGAATGGAACGGCAAGAAACTCTGGCTAGAGAACATAGTGAAGAGCACAAAGCTGCACTCAAAAGGGCCGTTACACTGTCAGTACCCCATGCTTATTTACCTTCCCGTTATGGAACTTTCGACGAGCACGAGGATGGAGACAACTCCCATAAATCAACTGGCGAATCATCTGTTGGGTCATCAGGGAAAAGCAAGACAAAAGTAAGCTGGAATGAATTGATTGAACGCCTGTTCGAAAAAGATGAATCTGGGCTAATGTTGCTCAAGGAATCACACAGGGACGATTGA